From a region of the Pseudanabaena sp. ABRG5-3 genome:
- a CDS encoding bifunctional pantoate--beta-alanine ligase/(d)CMP kinase, with amino-acid sequence MTQIFSTIASLRDYLHAQKSKQLLGQVSIGLVPTMGALHIGHLSLIDRARTENACVVVSIFVNPLQFGVGEDFDRYPRTLEQDLQICETAGVDAIFAPSAAEMGLNNAQVTQVIPPSGMTDILCGRSRIGHFQGVATIVTKLLNTVQPDRAYFGNKDGQQLAIIRQLVNDLNIPVEVIGCPTVREPSGLAYSSRNQYLSASDRILAAHIYQSLQQAKQQFFLCHELCSASQILEVAHNYLAKLPEINLEYIELVDAKTLQPCSQITSEAELMLAIAARIGNTRLIDNILLSHTITPRKPIIAIDGPAGAGKSTVTKQVANKLGLLFLDTGAMYRSVTLAVLREGIDLRDHDKIQDIAAKSKIQLFANPIAGQPMQVLLNGEDITTEIRTPEVTANVSTIAAQALVREILVKQQQLIGQSGGVVMEGRDIGTHVFPDAEVKIFLTASAKERAKRRHADLIAQGQVAPDLATLEQEIAERDRKDSTRDSSPLVQADDATLVDTDGLTIEEVVAAIVNLYEAKVQNL; translated from the coding sequence TTGACACAGATATTTAGTACGATCGCTTCTCTGCGCGATTATTTACATGCTCAGAAATCAAAACAATTGCTGGGGCAAGTTTCCATAGGACTTGTACCGACAATGGGTGCTTTACATATTGGGCATTTGAGCCTGATTGATCGCGCTCGCACAGAAAATGCCTGTGTGGTTGTCAGCATTTTTGTAAATCCTCTCCAATTTGGCGTAGGTGAGGATTTTGATAGATATCCCAGAACCTTGGAACAAGACTTGCAAATCTGCGAAACCGCAGGAGTTGATGCGATTTTTGCGCCAAGTGCTGCCGAAATGGGCTTAAATAATGCCCAAGTGACTCAGGTGATCCCGCCATCAGGAATGACCGATATTCTCTGTGGGCGATCGCGCATTGGACATTTTCAAGGAGTGGCAACCATCGTGACTAAGCTCCTAAATACGGTGCAACCTGATCGAGCTTACTTTGGCAACAAAGATGGTCAGCAACTTGCCATTATTCGGCAATTGGTCAATGATTTAAATATACCTGTGGAAGTGATTGGCTGCCCAACGGTGCGTGAACCTAGCGGATTAGCCTATAGCTCTCGCAATCAATATTTATCAGCAAGCGATCGCATTTTGGCGGCACATATTTATCAAAGTTTGCAACAAGCCAAACAGCAGTTTTTTCTATGCCATGAACTTTGTTCCGCATCGCAAATCCTTGAAGTTGCCCATAACTATTTAGCCAAGCTACCTGAGATCAACCTAGAGTATATTGAATTAGTCGATGCTAAGACCTTGCAACCATGCAGTCAAATTACGTCTGAAGCAGAGTTAATGCTAGCGATCGCCGCTCGAATTGGAAATACACGCTTAATCGATAACATTTTGCTAAGCCACACAATCACCCCTCGAAAACCGATCATTGCGATCGATGGTCCCGCAGGTGCGGGCAAATCTACAGTTACCAAACAAGTTGCCAACAAACTAGGTTTATTATTTTTAGACACGGGCGCAATGTATCGCAGTGTCACCCTAGCAGTCTTACGTGAAGGCATTGACTTACGTGATCACGATAAAATTCAAGACATCGCCGCCAAATCAAAAATCCAACTATTTGCCAATCCGATCGCAGGGCAACCAATGCAGGTACTCCTCAATGGTGAAGATATCACTACCGAGATTCGCACCCCCGAAGTCACCGCTAATGTGTCTACAATCGCTGCTCAAGCCCTTGTACGTGAAATTTTAGTCAAGCAACAGCAGCTAATTGGGCAGTCTGGTGGGGTGGTGATGGAAGGTCGGGATATTGGAACCCATGTATTTCCCGATGCGGAAGTCAAGATCTTTTTGACAGCCTCGGCAAAGGAACGCGCTAAACGTCGTCATGCTGATTTAATTGCCCAAGGTCAAGTTGCCCCCGATCTCGCCACCCTTGAGCAGGAAATTGCCGAACGCGATCGCAAAGACTCCACCCGTGATTCATCCCCCCTAGTTCAGGCTGATGATGCAACTTTAGTTGACACAGATGGTCTAACCATAGAGGAAGTGGTCGCCGCTATTGTAAATTTGTATGAAGCCAAGGTGCAAAATCTATGA
- a CDS encoding septal ring lytic transglycosylase RlpA family protein — MLNWNWSYTLSTSVVALAIISSLASHSAQAQTGTQSEVKATDTSTSSPQSNTLKIGETRSQSLTRTQNDSIARIYTHKLNGKNAATVYVRGIPVVTYIESENPSKSESSNPAIEQNDESNLSKNKSEVKGETKKNAELIKLPSNEFQSSKTEPSTATESVKSTNNNPEYLLTSPNPIERATAAAAMINQLNRDGLDASQIIPAWKNGNYVIKFGDRATLKFDQQALSPNSQQNKSEDVLESANLLRRLLGGANPVSEVVNAPKSRVATRSVFSQTINNQIVGVMSGMASWYGPGFDGNYSASGELFNASELTAAHPSLPFGTLVRVVNMDNGQSVVVRINDRGPYAHGRVIDVSTAAANVIGLISSGVAPVRLEVLSR, encoded by the coding sequence ATGCTTAATTGGAACTGGAGCTATACTCTCTCTACCTCAGTCGTAGCTCTTGCTATCATCTCAAGTCTCGCTAGCCATAGCGCACAGGCACAAACAGGAACTCAATCAGAAGTCAAAGCTACTGATACATCTACCTCTTCGCCACAATCTAATACTCTCAAAATTGGGGAAACCAGATCTCAATCGTTAACGAGAACTCAAAATGATTCGATCGCTAGAATATATACCCACAAATTGAATGGCAAAAATGCCGCAACCGTATATGTTCGAGGCATTCCTGTAGTTACTTATATTGAATCTGAGAATCCATCTAAGTCAGAGTCATCAAACCCAGCCATAGAGCAGAATGATGAATCAAACTTATCTAAGAACAAAAGCGAAGTTAAGGGCGAAACCAAAAAGAATGCTGAGTTAATTAAGTTGCCATCTAATGAGTTTCAGAGTTCTAAGACCGAGCCTAGCACTGCTACTGAATCAGTAAAGTCAACAAACAATAACCCTGAGTATCTCCTCACATCACCTAATCCCATCGAGCGAGCCACTGCTGCCGCCGCCATGATTAACCAACTTAATCGCGATGGGCTAGATGCAAGTCAGATTATTCCCGCTTGGAAAAATGGTAATTATGTAATCAAGTTTGGCGATCGCGCTACCTTGAAATTTGATCAGCAAGCCCTTTCCCCTAATTCTCAACAAAACAAGTCTGAAGATGTTTTGGAATCAGCCAACTTACTGCGACGCTTACTTGGTGGCGCAAACCCTGTTTCTGAAGTTGTAAATGCACCTAAATCTAGAGTTGCAACAAGGTCTGTCTTTAGCCAAACCATCAACAATCAGATCGTGGGGGTCATGTCTGGCATGGCTTCTTGGTATGGACCTGGATTTGATGGCAACTACAGTGCTAGCGGCGAATTGTTTAATGCTAGTGAGCTAACTGCGGCTCATCCTAGTTTGCCTTTTGGCACTTTGGTCAGGGTTGTGAATATGGATAATGGTCAGTCGGTTGTAGTACGCATCAATGATCGTGGTCCCTATGCCCATGGTCGCGTAATCGATGTTTCTACCGCCGCCGCTAATGTGATTGGCTTAATTTCTTCTGGTGTTGCACCTGTAAGGCTCGAAGTTCTCTCTAGATAA